A single region of the Brachypodium distachyon strain Bd21 chromosome 3, Brachypodium_distachyon_v3.0, whole genome shotgun sequence genome encodes:
- the LOC100826247 gene encoding expansin-B6, with product MAMAGAVALMSVLVATYGACAAAAQQEQQPAENYDTSAAYSSGWLPARATWYGAPTGAGPDDNGGACGFKNVNQYPFSSMTSCGNQPLFKDGKGCGSCYQIRCDKDQSCSGNIKTVMITDMNYYPVAQYHFDLSGTAFGAMAKPGLNDKLRHSGIIDIQFRRVPCNFPGLKINFHVVEGSNAVYLAVLIEYEDMDGDLTQVDMKEANSGQWVPMRESWGSIWRMDSNHRLQAPFSMRITSDSGKQLVANNVIPANWRANTDYRSFVQFS from the exons ATGGCTATGGCTGGGGCCGTCGCGCTCATGTCCGTGCTTGTTGCCACCTATGGCGCttgtgccgccgccgcacagcaggagcagcagccggccGAGAACTACGACACCTCCGCGGCTTACAGCTCAGGCTGGCTCCCCGCCAGGGCCACCTGGTACGGCGCGCCCACAGGCGCCGGCCCAGATGACAACG GCGGTGCGTGCGGGTTCAAGAACGTGAACCAGTACCCTTTCTCCTCCATGACCTCCTGCGGCAACCAGCCTCTGTTCAAGGACGGCAAGGGCTGCGGCTCCTGCTACCAG ATACGATGCGACAAGGACCAATCCTGCTCGGGCAACATCAAGACGGTGATGATCACGGACATGAACTACTACCCGGTGGCCCAGTACCACTTCGACCTGAGCGGCACGGCGTTCGGCGCCATGGCGAAGCCTGGCCTCAACGACAAGCTCCGCCACTCGGGCATCATCGACATCCAGTTCAGGAGGGTGCCGTGCAACTTCCCCGGTCTCAAGATCAACTTCCACGTGGTGGAGGGCTCCAACGCGGTCTACCTGGCGGTGCTGATCGAGTACGAGGACATGGACGGCGACCTGACCCAGGTGGACATGAAGGAGGCCAACTCCGGGCAATGGGTCCCGATGCGCGAGTCCTGGGGCTCCATCTGGCGGATGGACTCCAACCACCGCCTCCAGGCGCCCTTCTCCATGCGCATCACCAGCGACTCCGGCAAGCAGCTCGTTGCCAACAATGTCATCCCGGCCAACTGGAGGGCCAACACCGACTACCGCTCCTTCGTTCAATTCAGCTGA
- the LOC100841962 gene encoding expansin-B2, producing the protein MGRVSANAIALVALFSAVLVTSGHSQSYDAARSYNSGAWLPAKATWYGAPTGAGPDDNGGACGYKFTNLYPFSSMTSCGNEPLFMDGAGCGTCYQIKCTSVNNPACSGQPKIVMITDMNYYPVARYHFDLSGTAFGAMANYGQNDQLRHAGIIDMQFRRVPCNYPGINVIFHVEAGSNPMYLAVLVLFANRDGNVVQMDVMESRYGGPTGYWMPMRRSWGAIWRLDSGHPLQGPFSLRIRSEFGATLVAHQAIPADWKPDTNYWSNIQYY; encoded by the exons ATGGGTCGTGTCTCCGCCAATGCCATTGCCCTTGTGGCACTATTCTCGGCCGTGCTCGTCACCTCCGGGCATTCGCAGAGCTACGACGCCGCTAGATCCTACAACTCCGGCGCCTGGCTCCCCGCCAAGGCCACCTGGTACGGCGCCCCTACCGGCGCCGGCCCCGACGACAACG GTGGTGCATGCGGCTACAAGTTCACCAATCTGTACCCGTTCTCGTCCATGACCTCCTGCGGCAACGAGCCTCTGTTCATGGATGGCGCGGGCTGCGGCACCTGCTACCAGATCAAATGCACCAGCGTCAACAACCCTGCCTGCTCCGGCCAGCCGAAGATCGTCATGATCACCGACATGAACTACTACCCGGTCGCCAGGTACCACTTCGACCTGAGCGGGACGGCGTTCGGCGCCATGGCGAACTACGGCCAGAACGACCAGCTCCGGCACGCGGGCATCATCGACATGCAGTTCAGGAGGGTGCCGTGCAACTACCCGGGGATAAACGTGATCTTCCACGTGGAGGCCGGGTCGAACCCGATGTACCTGGCGGTGCTCGTCCTGTTCGCGAACCGGGACGGGAACGTGGTGCAGATGGACGTCATGGAGTCCAGGTACGGCGGGCCGACCGGGTACTGGATGCCGATGAGGCGGTCGTGGGGCGCCATCTGGAGGCTGGACTCGGGCCACCCGCTGCAGGGGCCCTTCTCCCTCCGCATCCGCAGCGAGTTCGGCGCCACGCTGGTCGCACACCAGGCCATCCCGGCCGACTGGAAGCCCGACACCAACTACTGGTCCAACATCCAGTACTACTAG